A section of the Mesorhizobium loti genome encodes:
- the nifX gene encoding nitrogen fixation protein NifX, translating into MSSVRRLSLVTDEVHAPMPERRAGALRVAIATQDMKGLNAHFGSAKRFAVYDVTREEWHLVEAVAFDEVSDESGKRRTEGDDRITPKVEALRGCHLLFCLAIGGPSAAKVVSAKIHPIKVPQPQTIQEVLLRTQMMLRTCPPPWLRKVLAEAGVAEKKPSFEDED; encoded by the coding sequence ATGAGCTCCGTTCGTCGCCTCTCACTCGTCACTGACGAGGTTCACGCACCGATGCCTGAACGACGAGCAGGCGCATTGCGCGTAGCCATCGCCACGCAAGACATGAAGGGTCTCAATGCCCATTTCGGGTCGGCCAAGCGCTTTGCTGTCTACGACGTGACGCGCGAGGAGTGGCATCTCGTGGAAGCCGTGGCCTTCGATGAGGTTTCCGATGAGAGCGGGAAGCGTCGGACCGAGGGCGATGACCGCATCACGCCGAAGGTGGAGGCGCTGAGGGGATGCCACCTGCTGTTTTGTCTGGCCATCGGCGGGCCTTCGGCAGCCAAGGTAGTTTCGGCAAAAATCCATCCCATCAAGGTGCCGCAGCCACAAACCATCCAAGAGGTGCTGTTGCGCACTCAGATGATGCTGAGGACATGTCCTCCTCCCTGGCTGCGAAAGGTGCTGGCCGAAGCCGGTGTCGCCGAAAAGAAACCCTCCTTCGAGGACGAGGACTGA
- a CDS encoding GNAT family N-acetyltransferase yields MGDAAFTPLKTFLRKDAKSHQAASLARTYVAVEDGTERVSAYITVICGEIEVQANHDGEDLQYPYPRYPAVKIARLAVDRRLKGGGLGRQLVDLALGVTKELICPNVGCRFLVVDAKQPSIKFYERYGFTMIDTPDNKASESPVMFIDLHRMAV; encoded by the coding sequence TTGGGTGACGCGGCTTTTACACCTCTCAAGACCTTTCTTCGAAAGGACGCCAAGTCCCATCAGGCGGCGAGCCTAGCTCGAACCTATGTTGCGGTCGAAGACGGAACGGAGAGGGTAAGCGCCTATATCACCGTTATATGCGGAGAAATTGAGGTTCAGGCGAACCATGATGGCGAGGATCTTCAGTATCCGTATCCAAGGTATCCGGCGGTCAAGATTGCTAGGCTGGCGGTTGACAGACGTCTTAAAGGCGGCGGGCTTGGCCGGCAACTAGTGGACCTCGCGCTAGGTGTCACAAAGGAGCTAATATGCCCGAATGTCGGGTGTCGTTTTCTTGTCGTAGACGCCAAACAGCCATCCATCAAATTCTATGAGCGATACGGTTTCACGATGATCGATACGCCGGACAACAAGGCGTCAGAGTCGCCTGTCATGTTCATCGATCTTCATAGAATGGCGGTCTGA
- the nifN gene encoding nitrogenase iron-molybdenum cofactor biosynthesis protein NifN: MVRILRKIKSAAVNPLKSSQPLGAAFAFLGVDGAMPLFHGSQGCTSFALVLFVRHFKEAIPLQTTAMDEVATILGGADHLEEAILNLKTRTKPKLIGVCTTALVETRGEDCASDIANVKLKHVEELAGTEVVLANTPDFDGAIEEGWAKAVAAMIEGITRSGARTRHPKKIAILPGCNLTVADVEHLRDMVESFGLKPVVLPDVSGSLDGTVPDRWVTTTYGGTSVEEIRELGTVAQCIVIGEHMRHPAKVLHGLTGVPFAVFQSLTGLRAVDRFVSLLSAVSGAAVPAQVRRHRAQLQDALLDGHFHFGGKRIAIAAEPDQLYQLATFFTDMGCDIAAAVTTTDMSKILQKVPAEWVQIGDLGDLEALAAGADLLVAHSHGRQASQRLGIPLMRVGFPIFDRLGSQHKLTILYRGTRDLIFDVANIFQANQRAPTPEALDPFRNREMPDELRSSPLTRH, encoded by the coding sequence ATGGTCCGCATCCTTCGCAAAATCAAATCAGCGGCGGTCAATCCGCTGAAGTCGTCGCAGCCACTGGGTGCCGCCTTCGCTTTTCTTGGAGTCGACGGTGCGATGCCCCTGTTCCACGGCAGCCAAGGCTGCACCAGCTTCGCCCTCGTGCTCTTCGTGCGGCATTTCAAGGAAGCGATCCCCTTGCAGACAACGGCGATGGACGAGGTGGCAACCATACTCGGCGGAGCGGATCATCTGGAAGAGGCGATCCTCAACCTCAAAACCCGCACAAAGCCAAAGCTGATAGGGGTGTGCACGACCGCGCTGGTGGAGACCCGTGGCGAAGATTGCGCGAGTGATATCGCCAACGTCAAGCTGAAGCACGTGGAAGAACTCGCGGGTACGGAGGTCGTGCTGGCCAACACGCCAGATTTTGACGGCGCGATCGAAGAAGGCTGGGCCAAGGCTGTCGCGGCGATGATCGAAGGGATTACACGGTCGGGCGCACGGACCCGGCACCCGAAGAAGATCGCGATCCTGCCCGGATGCAACCTCACTGTCGCTGACGTCGAGCATTTGCGTGACATGGTTGAAAGCTTTGGGCTCAAGCCGGTTGTTCTGCCGGACGTCTCCGGCTCTCTCGACGGCACGGTTCCCGACCGCTGGGTAACGACTACCTATGGCGGCACCAGCGTCGAGGAAATCCGCGAGCTTGGCACTGTCGCGCAATGCATCGTCATCGGCGAGCACATGCGCCACCCTGCGAAAGTGCTGCACGGGTTGACCGGCGTGCCGTTCGCGGTGTTCCAGTCGCTGACCGGATTGAGGGCTGTCGACCGGTTCGTCTCGCTGCTATCGGCGGTTTCGGGCGCGGCGGTGCCGGCCCAGGTGCGCCGTCACCGGGCGCAATTGCAGGATGCGTTGCTCGACGGACATTTCCATTTCGGAGGCAAGAGAATTGCGATCGCTGCTGAACCAGACCAACTCTATCAACTCGCAACCTTCTTCACCGACATGGGCTGCGACATCGCGGCGGCGGTCACGACGACCGATATGTCGAAGATTCTGCAAAAAGTACCGGCGGAGTGGGTTCAGATCGGCGATCTCGGCGATTTGGAAGCTCTTGCAGCGGGCGCGGATCTTCTCGTAGCACATTCCCACGGTCGCCAGGCGTCGCAACGCCTTGGGATTCCGCTCATGCGCGTCGGCTTCCCGATCTTTGACCGGCTGGGCAGCCAGCACAAGCTCACAATCCTGTATCGGGGGACCCGCGACCTGATCTTCGATGTTGCCAATATCTTCCAGGCCAACCAGCGCGCGCCGACACCTGAGGCGCTTGACCCATTCCGTAATCGAGAAATGCCAGATGAGCTCCGTTCGTCGCCTCTCACTCGTCACTGA
- a CDS encoding response regulator transcription factor, whose protein sequence is MSGLEEPRRPAYAADAVEANLVLGVALMKPLVLICSQDAEFYLFLSHILEVDGFASEPAGGAKEALAMADEREFQAVVLDCGPTSLTGSAICARLKREPQTGGLPIIALIAPGAENQQLDLLKAGIDESFVRPMAPAKLLDCLRTRLALPKPGSNGIENGSWLSCGTLEMKLDAHRVCGNGHDIHLGPIEFNVLRHLLEAPGKVFSRDELIGAAWPANIHVGVRTVDVHISRLRKALETASTGIVIRTVRSAGYSLEKPDG, encoded by the coding sequence ATGTCAGGCCTTGAGGAGCCGCGACGGCCAGCCTACGCGGCCGACGCAGTCGAGGCCAATTTGGTTCTCGGGGTAGCGCTGATGAAGCCACTCGTCCTGATCTGTTCGCAAGATGCGGAGTTCTATCTGTTCCTCAGCCACATACTGGAAGTGGACGGGTTCGCCAGTGAGCCGGCAGGCGGCGCGAAGGAAGCACTTGCAATGGCCGACGAACGGGAATTCCAGGCCGTGGTGCTGGACTGCGGTCCAACGAGCCTTACCGGGTCCGCAATCTGCGCCCGGCTCAAGCGCGAGCCCCAGACCGGCGGCCTGCCCATCATTGCCCTGATCGCGCCCGGCGCCGAGAACCAGCAACTCGATCTGTTGAAGGCCGGCATTGACGAGAGCTTTGTACGGCCAATGGCGCCGGCCAAGCTGCTCGATTGTTTGCGGACGAGGCTGGCGCTGCCGAAGCCGGGTTCAAACGGGATTGAAAACGGCAGCTGGCTTTCCTGTGGCACTCTTGAGATGAAGCTCGATGCCCACCGGGTTTGCGGCAATGGCCATGACATCCATCTCGGACCGATCGAGTTCAACGTCCTGCGGCATTTGCTCGAGGCTCCCGGCAAGGTCTTCAGCCGGGACGAGTTGATCGGCGCGGCCTGGCCGGCCAATATCCACGTCGGTGTACGCACAGTCGATGTCCATATCAGTCGGCTCAGAAAGGCGCTGGAGACGGCCTCGACCGGCATCGTCATCCGTACCGTCAGGTCGGCCGGCTACTCGCTCGAGAAGCCGGACGGCTGA
- the nifD gene encoding nitrogenase molybdenum-iron protein alpha chain: protein MGLDYENDGALHAKLIEDVLSQYPDKAAKRRKKHLSVATSKDEAGGEDKGLSECDVKSNIKSIPGVMTIRGCAYAGSKGVVWGPVKDMVHISHGPVGCGHYSWSQRRNYYVGTTGIDTFVTMQFTSDFQEKDIVFGGDKKLEKIIDEIEDLFPLSGGISVQSECPIGLIGDDIEAVSRKKAKEHEKTIVPVRCEGFRGVSQSLGHHIANDAIRDWVFDKDDVAFESGPYDVNVVGDYNIGGDAWASRILLEEIGLRVVGNWSGDATLAEIERAPKAKLNLIHCYRSMNYICRHMEEKYGIAWMEYNFFGPSQIEASLRNIAKHFGPEIEEKTEKVIAKYRPLVDAVIAKYRPRLEGNTVMLYVGGLRPRHVITAYEDLGMVIVGTGYEFAHNDDYQRTGHYVKNGTLVYDDVTGYELEKFIEGIRPDLVGSGIKEKYPVQKMGIPFRQMHSWDYSGPYHGYDGFAIFARDMDLAINNPVWGLYRAPWKKMKDAPVRAVAAE from the coding sequence ATGGGCCTCGACTATGAGAATGACGGCGCTTTGCATGCGAAGCTTATCGAAGACGTGCTGTCCCAATATCCAGACAAGGCGGCGAAGCGTCGCAAGAAGCACCTCAGTGTCGCAACGAGCAAGGACGAGGCCGGTGGGGAGGACAAGGGCCTTTCCGAATGCGATGTTAAATCGAACATCAAATCCATTCCGGGCGTGATGACGATCCGCGGCTGCGCCTATGCCGGCTCCAAGGGCGTGGTGTGGGGTCCAGTCAAGGATATGGTCCACATCTCGCACGGGCCGGTCGGCTGTGGGCACTATTCCTGGTCGCAACGCCGCAACTATTACGTCGGCACGACGGGCATCGACACGTTCGTGACAATGCAGTTCACCTCCGACTTCCAGGAGAAGGACATCGTTTTCGGCGGCGACAAGAAGCTGGAAAAGATCATCGACGAGATCGAGGACCTGTTTCCGCTCAGTGGCGGCATCTCGGTGCAGTCCGAATGCCCGATCGGCCTGATCGGGGACGATATCGAGGCCGTGTCGCGCAAGAAGGCCAAGGAGCACGAAAAGACGATTGTACCGGTGCGCTGCGAAGGTTTCCGCGGCGTTTCACAATCGCTCGGCCACCACATTGCAAATGATGCGATCCGCGATTGGGTCTTCGACAAGGACGATGTCGCGTTCGAGTCCGGCCCATACGACGTCAACGTCGTCGGCGACTACAACATTGGCGGCGATGCCTGGGCCTCGCGTATCCTGCTCGAAGAGATTGGGCTTCGGGTGGTCGGCAACTGGTCGGGCGACGCCACACTCGCCGAGATAGAGCGCGCGCCCAAGGCCAAGCTCAACCTGATCCACTGCTACCGGTCGATGAACTACATCTGCCGGCACATGGAGGAAAAATACGGCATCGCCTGGATGGAATACAATTTCTTCGGACCCTCCCAGATCGAGGCCTCCCTGCGCAACATCGCCAAGCATTTCGGCCCGGAAATCGAGGAGAAGACCGAAAAGGTGATCGCCAAGTACCGGCCCTTGGTAGATGCCGTCATCGCCAAGTACCGACCGCGCCTCGAAGGCAATACGGTGATGCTTTATGTCGGCGGCCTGCGCCCCCGTCACGTCATCACTGCCTACGAGGACCTCGGTATGGTGATCGTTGGCACCGGCTACGAGTTCGCCCACAACGACGACTATCAGCGCACCGGCCATTACGTGAAGAATGGCACGCTCGTCTATGACGACGTCACCGGTTATGAGCTGGAGAAGTTCATCGAAGGCATCCGCCCTGATCTCGTTGGCTCCGGTATCAAGGAGAAGTACCCGGTGCAGAAGATGGGCATCCCGTTCCGCCAGATGCACTCCTGGGACTATTCCGGCCCGTATCACGGCTATGACGGCTTCGCCATTTTCGCCCGCGACATGGATCTGGCCATCAACAACCCGGTGTGGGGTCTCTACCGCGCGCCGTGGAAGAAGATGAAGGACGCGCCGGTGAGGGCGGTCGCCGCCGAATGA
- a CDS encoding NifX-associated nitrogen fixation protein: MFEVAISPAVNDDEAALASPFVKCLVRLIRAQDTHGSWDGKADAELLADFIVSKEQRRTIPIIGDPDPDVLWRLDKFYTAVALAIEERSGLMASPMIEMSHEGFGRVLFTAGRLVVLSKTLRDVHRFGFETFCKVAAAGTKLADDAIAAIDAYPEVARA, from the coding sequence ATGTTTGAAGTCGCGATCAGCCCTGCTGTCAACGATGACGAGGCGGCCCTTGCCAGCCCGTTCGTCAAATGCCTCGTGCGGCTGATCCGTGCTCAAGATACCCACGGGTCGTGGGACGGCAAAGCGGACGCCGAGTTGCTGGCCGACTTCATCGTCAGCAAGGAACAGCGTCGGACGATTCCAATCATCGGCGATCCCGATCCGGACGTGCTGTGGAGGCTCGACAAGTTTTACACTGCCGTCGCCCTTGCGATCGAGGAGCGCTCCGGCCTGATGGCATCGCCGATGATCGAAATGAGCCATGAGGGCTTCGGGCGTGTGCTTTTCACCGCCGGGCGGCTGGTCGTTCTATCCAAGACCCTGCGCGACGTCCATCGGTTCGGCTTCGAGACGTTCTGCAAAGTCGCCGCGGCCGGTACGAAACTGGCCGACGATGCTATCGCAGCCATCGACGCCTATCCCGAGGTGGCACGGGCATGA
- the nifK gene encoding nitrogenase molybdenum-iron protein subunit beta — MPQSAEKVLDHAPLFREPEYRQMLAEKKLNFECPHPDQIVTDQRELTKTWEYREKNLAREALVINPAKACQPLGAVFAAAGFEKTMSFVHGSQGCVAYYRSHLSRHFKEPSSAVSSSMTEDAAVFGGLKNMVDGLANTYKLYDPKMIAVSTTCMAEVIGDDLRSFIENAKNEGSVPCDFDVPFAHTPAFVGSHVDGYDGMVKGVLEHFWKGSERSQAAGTINIIPGFDGFCVGNNRELKRLLDLMGVTYTVIQDASDQFDTPSDGEYRMYDGGTKIEDLKGALNAEATLSLQHYNTRKTLEYCNEVGQATASFHYPLGVQATDEFLMKISAISGQEIPESIRMERGRLVDAMADSQSWLHGKKYAIYGDPDFVYAMARFVMETGGEPTHCLATNGTSAWEAEMKELLASSSFGQDAQIWAGKDLWAMRSLLFTEPVDLLIGNSYGKYLERDTGTPLIRLMFPIFDRHHHHRFPLMGYQGGLRVLTTILDKIFDKLDRETSETGVTDYSYDLTR, encoded by the coding sequence ATGCCGCAATCGGCCGAAAAAGTTCTCGACCATGCTCCCCTGTTCCGCGAGCCGGAATACAGACAAATGCTTGCCGAGAAGAAGCTGAATTTCGAATGTCCGCACCCTGATCAGATCGTCACCGATCAACGCGAATTGACCAAAACTTGGGAATACCGCGAAAAGAACCTCGCTCGCGAGGCGCTTGTCATAAACCCCGCCAAAGCCTGCCAGCCGCTCGGTGCCGTGTTCGCGGCCGCGGGGTTCGAGAAGACTATGTCGTTCGTTCACGGTAGCCAGGGCTGCGTTGCCTACTACCGCTCGCATCTGTCGCGACATTTCAAGGAGCCTTCGTCAGCGGTTTCCTCCTCGATGACCGAGGACGCGGCAGTGTTTGGCGGCCTGAAGAACATGGTCGACGGGCTCGCCAATACCTACAAGCTCTACGACCCCAAGATGATCGCCGTCTCGACCACCTGCATGGCCGAAGTCATTGGCGACGACCTGCGGAGCTTCATAGAGAACGCCAAGAACGAAGGCTCGGTCCCCTGCGACTTCGACGTGCCTTTCGCTCATACGCCTGCCTTCGTCGGCAGCCATGTCGATGGCTATGACGGCATGGTCAAGGGCGTGCTCGAGCATTTCTGGAAGGGCAGCGAGCGCTCGCAAGCCGCTGGGACCATCAACATCATTCCAGGCTTCGACGGATTCTGCGTCGGAAACAATCGGGAACTCAAGCGCCTCCTCGACCTGATGGGTGTCACCTATACCGTCATTCAGGACGCCTCAGACCAGTTCGACACGCCGTCGGACGGCGAATACCGCATGTATGACGGTGGCACCAAGATTGAAGACCTGAAAGGGGCACTCAACGCGGAGGCGACACTGTCGCTGCAGCATTACAACACCCGCAAGACGTTGGAATATTGCAACGAGGTCGGGCAGGCGACGGCATCCTTCCACTATCCGCTGGGTGTCCAGGCGACCGACGAATTCCTGATGAAGATCTCGGCGATTTCCGGCCAGGAGATCCCCGAGTCAATCCGGATGGAGCGCGGCCGACTGGTTGACGCCATGGCGGACAGCCAGTCATGGCTGCACGGCAAGAAGTACGCAATCTATGGCGATCCCGACTTCGTCTACGCCATGGCCCGCTTCGTCATGGAGACCGGCGGCGAGCCGACACATTGCCTCGCGACCAACGGCACATCGGCCTGGGAGGCCGAGATGAAGGAATTGCTTGCATCCTCGTCCTTCGGCCAGGATGCCCAGATCTGGGCGGGCAAGGATCTCTGGGCGATGCGTTCGCTGCTGTTTACAGAGCCGGTGGACCTGCTGATCGGCAATTCCTATGGCAAGTATCTGGAACGCGACACCGGCACGCCGCTGATCCGGCTGATGTTTCCAATCTTCGACCGGCACCATCACCATCGCTTTCCCCTCATGGGCTACCAGGGTGGATTACGCGTGCTGACGACGATCCTCGACAAGATATTCGACAAGCTCGATCGCGAGACGAGCGAAACGGGCGTGACGGACTATTCCTATGACCTCACCCGCTAA
- a CDS encoding helix-turn-helix domain-containing protein, with the protein MNKLTPETRSRILHLLCEGQSIRSITRVMGMSKNTVAKLLSDAGAVCAEYQDKALRNLNTRRCQVDEIWSFTYAKQKNVATAKAAPEGAGDTWTWTAIHADSKLVMSWLVGGRDSGYAMAFMDDLSRRLANRVQLTSDGHRAYLEAVEGAFGGDIDYAMLIKIYGASPDSTKGRYSPAECTGIKKNRIEGSPDLAYVSTSFAERQNLTMRMHMRRFTRLTNGFSKKVEAHANAVALHFMYYNFVKIHSSLRMTPAMAAGVTGKLWEISDIVALIEAKEAETPVMRGPYKKRN; encoded by the coding sequence ATGAACAAGCTTACCCCTGAAACCCGTTCGCGTATCCTGCACCTTCTTTGTGAAGGCCAATCCATCCGCTCGATTACGCGCGTCATGGGCATGAGCAAGAACACTGTCGCCAAGCTCCTTTCGGATGCTGGCGCAGTGTGTGCCGAGTATCAGGACAAAGCCCTTCGCAATCTCAACACGCGCCGCTGCCAGGTAGACGAAATCTGGAGCTTTACCTACGCCAAGCAGAAGAACGTCGCGACGGCGAAAGCAGCGCCGGAAGGGGCCGGCGACACTTGGACTTGGACGGCCATCCATGCGGATAGCAAGCTCGTCATGTCGTGGCTGGTCGGCGGGCGCGACAGCGGATACGCAATGGCGTTCATGGACGATCTTTCGCGCCGCCTCGCCAATCGCGTCCAGCTGACCAGCGACGGCCACAGGGCTTATCTGGAGGCGGTTGAAGGCGCATTCGGCGGCGACATCGACTACGCAATGCTGATCAAGATCTACGGGGCCTCGCCTGACAGCACCAAGGGCCGCTACAGCCCCGCCGAATGCACCGGCATCAAGAAGAACCGTATCGAAGGTTCGCCCGATCTGGCGTACGTCAGCACGTCATTTGCCGAACGTCAGAACCTGACTATGCGGATGCACATGCGCCGCTTCACGCGTCTAACCAATGGCTTTTCCAAGAAGGTGGAAGCTCACGCAAATGCGGTCGCGCTGCACTTCATGTACTACAACTTCGTGAAAATCCATTCGTCGCTTCGTATGACCCCGGCGATGGCCGCTGGCGTAACTGGCAAGCTTTGGGAGATAAGCGACATCGTGGCGCTGATCGAGGCGAAGGAAGCGGAGACGCCGGTCATGCGCGGCCCTTATAAGAAGCGGAATTGA
- the nifH gene encoding nitrogenase iron protein has product MSGLRQIAFYGKGGIGKSTTSQNTLAALVDLGQKILIVGCDPKADSTRLILNAKAQDTVLHLAAQEGSVEDLELQDVLKIGYKDIKCVESGGPEPGVGCAGRGVITSINFLEENGAYDNVDYVSYDVLGDVVCGGFAMPIRENKAQEIYIVMSGEMMALYAANNIAKGILKYAHSGGVRLGGLICNERQTDRELDLSEALAARLNSKLIHFVPRDNIVQHAELRKMTVIQYAPDSKQAGEYRALAEKIHVNSGQGTIPTPITMEELEDMLLDFGIMKTDEQMLAELQAKEAKLAVAQ; this is encoded by the coding sequence ATGTCAGGTCTGCGTCAGATCGCATTCTACGGAAAGGGAGGCATCGGCAAGTCCACCACCTCTCAAAATACGCTAGCCGCCCTGGTCGACCTCGGACAGAAAATCCTGATCGTCGGCTGCGATCCCAAAGCCGACTCCACCCGCCTGATCCTGAACGCAAAGGCGCAGGATACCGTTCTGCATCTCGCCGCCCAGGAAGGTTCTGTGGAAGACCTTGAACTCCAGGACGTGCTCAAGATCGGCTACAAAGACATCAAGTGTGTGGAGTCCGGCGGCCCCGAGCCGGGTGTCGGCTGCGCCGGCCGCGGCGTCATCACCTCGATCAACTTCCTCGAGGAGAACGGCGCCTATGACAATGTCGACTATGTCTCCTACGACGTGCTGGGCGACGTGGTGTGCGGCGGCTTCGCGATGCCGATCCGCGAAAACAAGGCCCAGGAAATCTACATCGTCATGTCCGGCGAGATGATGGCGCTCTATGCCGCCAACAACATCGCCAAGGGTATCCTGAAATACGCCCATTCGGGTGGCGTGCGGCTCGGCGGGCTGATCTGCAACGAGCGCCAGACCGACCGCGAGCTCGACCTCTCCGAGGCGCTGGCCGCCAGGCTCAATTCCAAGCTCATCCACTTCGTGCCGCGCGACAACATCGTCCAGCACGCCGAACTGAGAAAGATGACGGTAATCCAGTATGCGCCGGACTCCAAACAGGCAGGGGAGTACCGCGCGTTGGCCGAGAAGATCCATGTCAATTCGGGCCAGGGCACCATCCCGACCCCAATCACGATGGAGGAGCTCGAGGACATGCTGCTCGACTTCGGCATCATGAAGACGGACGAGCAAATGCTTGCCGAGCTTCAGGCCAAGGAAGCGAAATTGGCCGTCGCTCAGTAA
- the nifE gene encoding nitrogenase iron-molybdenum cofactor biosynthesis protein NifE, with amino-acid sequence MTSLSAKIQDVFDEPACDTNRGKDAKARKEGCSKPLTPGAAAGGCAFDGAKIVLQPITDVAHLVHAPLACEGNSWDNRGAASSGPTLWRTSFTTDLTELDVVMGRGERKLFRAIREIKETYAPPAVFVYSTCVTALIGDDIEAVCKRAAEKFGLAVVPINAPGLAGSKNLGNKLAAEALLDHVIGTVEPDDAGPYDINILGEFNLSGEFWLVKPLLDRLGIRVRACIPGDARYLDVASAHRARAAMMVCSSALINLARKMEERWDIPFFEGSFYGITDTSEALRNIAELLVRKGADAEILDRTDTLIAEQEAIAWKKLEAYRRRLQGKRVLLNTGGVKSWSVVHALMETGMEIVGTSVKKSTVEDKERIKRILKDENHMFEQMAARDLYAMLSNHKADIMLSGGRTQFIALKAKTPWLDINQERQHPYAGYDGMVELVRQIDLAIHNPIWGQVREPAPWDCPPALEDDLASTKNGTATVNAFNEFAGATAHRFDNR; translated from the coding sequence ATGACCTCGCTCAGTGCCAAGATCCAGGACGTTTTCGACGAGCCCGCCTGCGATACCAACCGCGGCAAGGATGCCAAGGCGCGCAAGGAGGGCTGCTCGAAGCCGCTGACCCCCGGGGCGGCAGCCGGCGGCTGCGCCTTTGACGGCGCCAAGATCGTCCTGCAGCCAATCACCGACGTTGCGCACCTGGTCCATGCGCCGCTCGCCTGCGAGGGCAATTCCTGGGACAACAGAGGCGCAGCTTCGTCCGGGCCAACCCTGTGGCGCACAAGCTTCACAACCGACCTCACCGAACTCGACGTCGTGATGGGGCGGGGCGAGCGGAAGCTGTTCAGGGCGATCCGCGAGATCAAGGAAACATATGCGCCGCCGGCAGTCTTCGTCTATTCGACCTGCGTGACGGCGCTGATCGGCGACGACATCGAGGCCGTGTGCAAACGCGCGGCCGAAAAATTCGGCTTGGCCGTGGTGCCGATCAATGCGCCGGGCTTGGCCGGCTCCAAGAACCTCGGCAACAAACTCGCCGCCGAAGCGTTGCTCGATCATGTCATCGGCACGGTGGAACCCGACGACGCCGGGCCCTACGACATCAACATCCTTGGCGAATTCAACCTCTCGGGCGAATTCTGGCTGGTGAAGCCGCTGCTTGATCGGCTCGGCATCCGGGTGCGCGCCTGCATTCCGGGCGATGCGCGTTACCTTGACGTTGCATCCGCGCACCGCGCCCGGGCGGCTATGATGGTGTGCTCGAGCGCACTCATCAATCTGGCACGCAAGATGGAGGAGCGCTGGGACATCCCGTTCTTCGAGGGCTCCTTCTACGGCATAACCGATACGTCGGAAGCACTTCGCAACATTGCTGAGCTGCTGGTGAGGAAGGGCGCCGATGCGGAGATCCTCGATCGCACAGACACGCTGATTGCTGAGCAGGAAGCGATTGCGTGGAAGAAGCTCGAGGCCTACCGCCGGCGGCTTCAAGGCAAGCGGGTGCTGCTCAATACAGGCGGTGTGAAGTCCTGGTCAGTCGTTCACGCGCTGATGGAGACCGGCATGGAGATCGTTGGCACCTCTGTCAAGAAATCCACGGTCGAAGACAAGGAGCGGATCAAACGGATCCTCAAGGACGAAAACCACATGTTCGAGCAGATGGCAGCGCGCGATCTTTACGCCATGCTCTCAAACCACAAGGCCGACATCATGCTGTCGGGTGGGCGCACGCAATTCATCGCGCTGAAGGCCAAGACACCCTGGCTCGATATCAACCAGGAGCGCCAACATCCTTATGCCGGCTATGACGGCATGGTGGAACTTGTACGGCAGATCGACCTCGCCATTCACAACCCGATCTGGGGTCAGGTACGGGAGCCGGCGCCGTGGGATTGCCCGCCTGCTTTGGAGGACGATCTGGCGAGCACGAAGAACGGGACCGCGACTGTGAATGCTTTCAATGAATTCGCTGGCGCGACGGCTCACCGCTTCGACAACCGTTGA